One genomic region from Phragmites australis chromosome 1, lpPhrAust1.1, whole genome shotgun sequence encodes:
- the LOC133914646 gene encoding chromatin modification-related protein EAF1 B-like isoform X4, with protein sequence MGKACFCGPVAIELCSMGGIAECGVSIDTKASPRHVAIEKAQEELRQEYDVREERRRELEFLEKGGNPLDFKLGHVASLSVQSTSVTDQIAEQNVISEAKGSFALAASPHGDSVESSGKPGNSLCREGNTADNLMLLDGDTSNIGGEKIVKHGTKRTNTAQSEQFLQSDGQNNAKEGEDSGLSRLGAKSQAYARRRSKSSRENANIAFVMSPPVPPLSSQKKDVTEVIQEKKTEDHGLSSIGDSKPASLICKNMLKNASSDDDMTMEMDGVQAIHEGNQRLKNELTNNNNSSKFVEISPNSVTDNSHLPGGGQMATATAAESPDAISKEPASMAACSLPSISNEIWREADIPEKAGNSRSVVSVVDVHADGMDNKGAAPYSGIASASLNENEVEPASTAVCSLPSISNEILRDAEIPEKAGNIRSVVSVVDVHADGMDNKGAPPHSGIASASLHENEVALTRAYATKAVDEHPGKNENLIPVKYGETVDEGLNKILPVDKDDKKDGQQEVNSRPVVVDDNSTSVQPELRNSVHVKDETEVCNNAVDAQKDTGHLATSNHDKGNKEECSDFGRNNNCSSDLSVVHNAASVTVPLATNPVLNPENDVEKSSGDQSKKSKKEIEDSIVAKKEHEDYILRRARFIEANIRKAGDQSLCNISMEKKRKSHWDFVLEEMAWMANDFMQERLWKSAAAAQMCHWISSSGRATFEEATIHRKQKSVARILANGIMNFWRSVDTLRASGDMPKPMQIEQSNGLEEKNLGGVKGEKQLGNESLEQEKSKWSCQSPIQSYALRLLEYNIKASECLSLAEAPPTPDRINDFGILKVPDQLSEANLFYGVAPGAMRAYRESVECVFVYNKKIGNTALKDDYEASTFDCVADLPMENAYGDDEREAHTYLLPENYDGGLASRYSHKKKHPLQPRMNGARPCETGSDMPYEFLESKSGNQQFLPNGKRTADFLSIPTKRIRTAARQRVVSPFPAGVAGTPQFTSKTDASSGDTNSCQDDQSSLHGGSFPRKNADIESTVDFDRQLLYDGNEVSTKSKKKKKPKHLGYKTQQSVAESCTLMAPGKGTYNPRPQVDSIAQYEQKDYLKKRLEAHQFDSNGNIVINGQLAAKKPRLTNQAPDISLEALTPVGPMASPVASQMSNMANPTKVIKITTRGRKSKGLKMAVGHTGPRGPWSSFEDQALVVLVHDMGENWELVSDALNSIIQLKCIYRRPNECKERHKLLTDKSSGDVADSADDSGSSQHYPSALPGIPKGSARQLFQRLQGPFEEETLKAHFEKIIFLGQKLHRTRRKGEIQDLKQINPLHTSHVLVLSQACPSSLSGGILTPLDLCDAVPSNSDAQSICYPGSHTSGLALANNHASIGPTPPTSNVNSRLPGSPGMVLGSNLPSPTTLNASSRDAQRYGVPRLTSLQGDEQQRMQYNQMLNGRSLQQPGVSIPGVLPSGVDRGVRMMHGAHGMGMMTGPNRGMQNTVNVHPGAIPGPGNTMLRSRDPMQMLQISEEHRPMMMPDFQLQVSHGNNQIVHFSGPPFSNAGASSPVRQSQTHQIPQQSHMFGNTHLSHIQGTNQANSQQQAYAMRLAKERHIQQMVPQQQRPLSGASAVPTVQNSSQMQQQGQGSAASVIPSSQPQHKQQHPAQDPLSNSVLPNQPATTTSHKQKKQQGQQQSRQNQQQRNQCSQQAKLMKSLGRGNMMHQSPVDATQASGIATTCKNQVSDKNVMQQGTGYFAGSKGSLPSIPQPGNQPKIYASQVPQSPMQTPDISNQGSVKGSPNHTLLASQQAPLHSSSQLSTQQQQRYVNPSQNSIQRLMMQQNRHMNTDGRIELPVDQVQHNQVMPSASLARSTDSGSPGISSINQRRPESSHDPTAVTSTSQLASSPQDTFVGSDTLLSSSSQGMLQRELLGGVPIHGHGIDGQLQQQQSRQQLQSQQQQQRPVVQGSVYAHPSNPGPV encoded by the exons ATGGGCAAAGCCTGCTTCTGTGGTCCAGTGGCTATTGAGCTGTGCTCTATGGGAGGAATTGCTGAATGTGGTGTGAGCATTGACACGAAAGCTTCACCACGTCATGTGGCCATAGAGAAAGCTCAAGAGGAACTGAG gCAGGAATACGATGTCCGTGAAGAACGGAGGAGGGAGCTTGAGTTTCTGGAGAAG GGAGGCAACCCCTTGGATTTCAAACTCGGCCATGTAGCATCGCTCAGTGTACAATCCACTTCTGTGACAGACCAGATAGCCGAACAAAATGTGATAAG TGAGGCTAAAGGTAGTTTTGCACTTGCCGCCTCACCTCATGGGGATTCTGTTGAAAGTAGTGGCAAGCCAGGAAACTCGTTGTGCCGTGAAGGCAATACCGCTGATAATCTTATGCTTTTGGATGGAGATACCAGCAACATAGGTGGGGAGAAAATTGTGAAACATGGAACTAAAAGAACTAACACAGCTCAATCTGAGCAGTTCCTGCAAAGTGATGGTCAGAATAATGCAAAAGAAGGTGAAGATTCTGGTTTGTCCCGTCTTGGGGCAAAGAGCCAAGCATACGCTCGACGCAGGTCAAAGTCAAGCCGGGAGAATGCAAATATTGCATTTGTTATGTCTCCACCGGTTCCTCCGCTTAGTTCTCAGAAAAAAGATGTAACAGAAGTAATCCAAGAAAAAAAGACTGAGGATCATGGTCTCTCATCCATCGGTGATTCAAAACCGGCAAGTCTAATCTGTAAAAATATGCTGAAGAATGCATCATCAGATGATGACATGACAATGGAGATGGACGGTGTTCAAGCAATTCATGAAGGCAACCAAAGATTAAAAAATGAATTAACAAACAACAACAATAGCAGCAAATTTGTGGAAATTTCACCAAACAGTGTGACTGATAATTCACATCTTCCTGGCGGTGGTCAAATGGCTACCGCAACTGCTGCAGAATCCCCTGATGCTATTTCAAAAGAACCTGCTTCAATGGCAGCGTGTTCTCTACCATCTATATCAAATGAAATCTGGAGAGAAGCAGATATTCCTGAGAAGGCAGGTAATAGCCGCTCTGTTGTAAGTGTGGTCGATGTTCATGCAGATGGTATGGATAATAAGGGTGCTGCTCCTTACTCTGGCATAGCAAGTGCTAGTTTAAATGAAAATGAAGTTGAACCTGCTTCAACGGCAGTGTGTTCTCTCCCATCTATATCCAATGAAATCTTGAGAGACGCAGAGATTCCTGAGAAGGCAGGTAATATCCGCTCTGTCGTAAGTGTGGTCGATGTTCATGCAGATGGTATGGATAATAAGGGTGCCCCTCCTCACTCTGGCATAGCAAGTGCTAGTTTACATGAAAATGAAGTTGCTCTAACTCGTGCATATGCCACCAAGGCTGTTGATGAACATCCAGGCAAAAATGAGAATCTTATACCAGTGAAGTATGGTGAAACGGTTGATGAAGGCTTGAATAAGATTCTACCTGTGGATAAGGATGACAAGAAAGATGGTCAACAGGAAGTTAATAGCAGGCCTGTCGTTGTGGATGACAATTCTACTTCTGTACAACCAGAACTTAGGAATTCTGTTCATGTGAAAGATGAAACAGAAGTTTGTAACAATGCAGTGGATGCACAAAAGGATACAGGACATCTTGCTACTTCTAATCATGACAAAGGGAATAAGGAGGAATGTTCTGATTTCGGTAGAAATAATAATTGTTCAAGTGATTTGAGTGTTGTCCATAATGCTGCTTCTGTTACTGTGCCCCTTGCCACAAATCCTGTGCTTAACCCTGAGAATGACGTTGAAAAATCCAGTGGGGATCAGTCAAAGAAATCAAAGAAGGAAATTGAAGATTCTATTGTTGCAAAGAAGGAACATGAAGATTATATCCTCAGAAGGGCTCGGTTTATAGAG GCAAATATTAGGAAAGCTGGTGATCAGTCTCTCTGCAATATTTCTATGGAGAAGAAGCGGAAGAGTCACTGGGATTTTGTTCTGGAGGAGATGGCTTGGATGGCAAATGATTTCATGCAG GAGCGCCTGTGGAAAAGTGCAGCTGCAGCACAGATGTGCCACTGGATTTCCTCTAGTGGTCGAGCAACATTTGAAGAAGCAACCATTCATAGAAAGCAAAAATCTGTTGCGAGAATTCTGGCAAACGGTATCATGAACTTTTGGCGTTCGGTTGATACTTTACGAGCTAGTGGTGATATGCCTAAACCAATGCAAATAGAGCAATCAAATGGGCTAGAAGAAAAGAACCTGGGTGGAGTCAAAGGAGAAAAACAACTG GGTAATGAGTCTTTGGAACAAGAGAAGTCTAAGTGGTCTTGTCAGTCTCCTATTCAAAGCTATGCACTTCGACTTCTTGAGTACAACATTAAAGCGTCCGAATGTCTGTCATTAGCTGAAGCACCACCAACTCCTGACAGGATAAATGATTTTGGCATTTTGAAAGTGCCAGATCAACTTTCAGAA GCAAATCTTTTTTATGGGGTAGCACCTGGTGCAATGCGGGCATACAGAGAGTCTGTGGAGTGTGTCTTTGTGTATAACAAG AAAATTGGTAACACTGCACTAAAGGATGATTATGAGGCATCAACATTTGATTGTGTTGCAG ACTTACCTATGGAAAATGCATATGGAGATGATGAACGCGAGGCACACACCTATTTATTGCCTGAAAATTATGATGGTGGTTTGGCATCAAGATATAGTCACAAAAAGAAACACCCTTTGCAGCCAAGGATGAATGGTGCAAGACCATGTGAAACTGGTTCTGACATGCCTTACGAATTCTTGGAGAGCAAGTCAGGAAACCAGCAATTTTTGCCAAATGGCAAACGAACGGCAGACTTTCTTTCTATTCCTACTAAACGCATCCGCACAGCAGCTAGACAGCGGGTTGTGAGCCCGTTTCCTGCTGGTGTTGCTGGGACTCCTCAATTCACAAGTAAAACAGATGCCTCTAGTGGTGACACAAACTCCTGCCAGGATGATCAAAGTTCGTTACATGGAGGGTCTTTCCCCAGGAAGAATGCAGATATTGAATCCACAGTTGATTTTGACAGGCAATTGTTGTATGATGGTAATGAGGTGTCTACTAAgtctaaaaagaagaaaaagcctAAGCACCTGGGATACAAGACACAACAAAGTGTGGCCGAGTCTTGTACTTTGATGGCTCCTGGAAAG GGCACTTACAATCCTAGACCTCAAGTTGATTCGATTGCTCAATATGAGCAg AAGGATTATTTGAAGAAGAGATTGGAGGCACATCAATTTGATTCAAATGGGAATATTG TGATTAATGGTCAGCTTGCTGCTAAGAAGCCTAGATTGACAAATCAGGCTCCAGATATTTCACTAGAAGCTCTTACACCAGTTGGTCCAATGGCATCTCCTGTTGCGTCACAAATGAGTAATATGGCAAACCCTACGAAGGTCATAAAGATTACCACTCGTGGAAGAAAAAGCAAAGGACTCAAG ATGGCAGTTGGACATACAGGTCCTCGTGGTCCATGGTCAAGTTTTGAGGATCAG GCTCTTGTCGTGCTTGTCCATGATATGGGTGAAAACTGGGAATTGGTGAGCGATGCACTCAACAGCATCATCCAATTGAAG TGTATATATAGAAGGCCTAATGAGTGTAAGGAACGTCATAAACTTCTTACGGATAAAAGTTCTGGTGATGTTGCTGACAGTGCTGATGACTCAGGCTCATCACAACATTATCCGTCCGCATTGCCTGGCATTCCAAAG GGTAGCGCCAGACAGCTGTTTCAGCGCCTTCAAGGACCTTTTGAGGAAGAGACTCTCAAGGCACACTTTGAGAAAATAATATTCCTTGGACAAAAATTGCATCGAACTCGTAGAAAG GGTGAGATCCAGGACCTCAAGCAAATAAATCCACTTCATACTTCTCATGTTCTTGTACTATCTCAAGCATGTCCAAGCAGCTTATCTGGTGGCATTTTGAC GCCACTTGATCTTTGTGATGCGGTACCGTCGAACTCGGACGCACAGTCCATTTGTTACCCAGGATCTCACACGAGTGGGCTAGCACTTGCAAACAATCATGCTTCCATTGGTCCTACCCCTCCTACTTCCAATGTGAATTCTAGGTTACCAGGTTCCCCTGGTATGGTTCTAGGCAGCAATTTGCCATCGCCTACAACATTGAATgcttcctctag GGATGCTCAGAGATATGGTGTGCCTAGACTGACCTCTTTACAGGGTGATGAGCAACAAAGAATGCAGTATAACCAGATGCTCAATGGCAGAAGTCTTCAGCAACCTGGAGTATCTATTCCTGGTGTGTTACCTTCTGGAGTTGATCGTGGTGTCCGAATGATGCATGGTGCTCATGGTATGGGAATGATGACCGGACCAAATCGAG GCATGCAAAATACAGTAAATGTTCATCCTGGTGCCATACCTGGCCCTGGAAATACGATGTTGAGGTCACGTGACCCAATGCAGATGCTTCAG ATTTCAGAGGAGCATAGGCCGATGATGATGCCGGATTTTCAGTTGCAAGTCTCACATGGAAATAACCAGATTGTCCATTTCAGTGGTCCTCCATTTTCCAATGCAGGAGCATCTTCACCTGTTCGGCAGTCCCAGACACATCAGATACCCCAACAGTCACACATGTTTGGAAACACACATCTTTCTCATATCCAAGGAACAAACCAGGCTAATTCGCAGCAGCAGGCTTACGCTATGCGCTTGGCAAAAGAGAGACACATTCAACAAATGGTTCCCCAACAACAGCGCCCACTTTCTGGAGCCAGTGCAGTGCCAACTGTGCAGAATAGCTCACAAATGCAACAACAGGGCCAAGGATCTGCAGCCAGTGTTATCCCTTCTTCACAACCACAGCATAAGCAGCAACATCCTGCACAAGATCCACTAAGCAATTCAGTGCTTCCCAATCAGCCTGCCACCACTACATCACATAAGCAGAAGAAGCAACAGGGTCAGCAGCAGTCTAGACAAAATCAACAGCAACGAAATCAATGTAGTCAACAAGCTAAGCTTATGAAGAGTTTAGGCCGAGGGAACATGATGCACCAGAGTCCTGTGGATGCTACTCAAGCCAGTGGCATTGCTACAACCTGTAAAAACCAAGTTTCTGATAAAAATGTGATGCAACAGGGTACAGGGTATTTTGCTGGTAGTAAAGGATCACTTCCATCAATACCTCAACCTGGGAATCAACCTAAGATATATGCTTCCCAGGTGCCTCAGTCGCCGATGCAAACGCCAGATATTAGTAACCAAGGCTCAGTAAAGGGTTCTCCCAACCATACCTTGTTAGCTTCCCAACAAGCTCCACTTCATTCATCATCACAATTGTctacacagcagcagcagcgataCGTGAATCCATCACAGAACAGTATACAAAGATTGATGATGCAACAAAACCGTCACATGAACACAGATGGTAGGATTGAATTACCTGTTGACCAAGTACAACATAATCAAGTGATGCCATCTGCATCTCTTGCAAGGAGTACAGATTCAGGTAGCCCAGGTATTTCATCTATAAACCAGCGGAGACCAGAGTCATCCCATGACCCAACTGCAGTTACCTCGACCTCACAGCTAGCTAGCTCGCCTCAAGATACCTTTGTTGGAAGTGATACACTTTTGTCATCATCTAGCCAAGGCATGCTGCAAAGGGAATTGTTGGGTGGTGTGCCTATACATGGACATGGCATTGATGGCCAACTGCAGCAACAACAATCTCGACAGCAACTGCAgtctcagcagcagcagcagaggccTGTTGTTCAAGGCAGTGTATATGCTCATCCTTCAAATCCTGGACCAGTATGA